The sequence CAGTTTAGTTGCATTACAGGTGGCTTGGGGGCAAATACTGTTCCTGGTGTTTATTATGCGAATGATTTAACGGTAGATGTTTACGGACATCCGCACATGATCCTCACTGTTGGAGCCAGCGATAACACTTACGGTATATCCAGCAACCAATGGCATCATATACTAGATGTTACGCAACAACATGGCGTGTGGACAGCCTATGACGTAGCAAATGTTATGGCGGAAGTTGCAACTATATTTCCTGGGTCTCTTGGTTCTAACATGAATCAGATCATGCATCCGCAAATTAGTCGCAGCTCCGACGGTACAAAAGTATTTTTCAGCTGGACGGACAACATAAATTATCCACTAGGGTTTGCCAACATGTTCCCTGAACTTTATGCGAAAGGATTTGATGTGGTACAAAATAAGTGGACTGCGATAAAAGATTTTACAGATTGCAGTTCCACGGCCACCGGACAAATCTTTTTTCCGCACATGGCTGCCGAAGTACTCGAACCATCCAGCGGCAATTACAAACTTGCAGTTGTATACGCCCAGTTTTCAGGCGATCCGGATGATCAGGGAAACTTTAGATTTTTAGATAACGCAACGTTTAGCAGTACAGATTTTATAAACAGCCAGGTTTTACTTAATCCGCTTACCGTTTCTCCGGTAGGAACAGTTGCTATTTGTTCAGGAAATTCAGCAACGCTGCAAGTGAGCGGTAATTACCAGGACATACAGTGGAGTAATGGTTATTCCGGCTCTACAAGTTATGCTAATAGCCCTGCAGTGTATTATGTTGGTGTGCGCCAGGGATGTAACGTAGGATGGGATAGCGTAGTAGTAAAAACACTTAGCCTCACCCTGTCTTCTGCTACCTTAAATGCTTGTAAAGGCATAGCGCAAACCCTCAGTTTGACCGGAACCGCGCTTGGATATACATGGACACCAGGACCATTAATAGGATCAAGCGTAACACTAACGCCCGTTTCAAATGTCATTTATACGGTTACCGGCGTGGGAATTAATACCTGTGTAGTCACTAAAACTGTCAATGTAGTAGCAAACCCTTTACCCACTGTAAACATAACCAGCAGTCAGAGTGTTATTTGTGAGGGGGAACAAGTGATTCTTGAAGCCTCAGGAGCAACAAGTTATTCATGGAACTCAGGAGCTTCCACAGCTACTGTTTCGGTTTATCCTTTGTCTACAAATGACTACATGGTAACGGGATATAGTAATGTTGGCTGCGTTGATACTTTTACTTTTAGCCAAGTAGTAGATGCCTGCACAGGAATTTCGAAAATCAACAATACGTCTCACCAGCTGCAGGTGTATCCGAATCCTTCTGCCGGTAAAATAACGATCCATTCAACCGTGGCTGTTCGCGTTAGCTTGAGTAACGAACTGGGACAGGTACTGCAAATTGTAGAGCTCACTGCTGAAAGCAATCAAACAGTTATTTTACGAAATCTGGCACCTGGGATTTATTTTTTAAGTGATGGATCTCAACTGCATCATAAAATAGTCGTTCAGAACTAATTTTTATAGAAATTTTAAAACCCTTTGGTCTGTATTTATGGATCGAAGGGTTTTTGGTTTGTAGTATCTTGGAATCTCTATCTGAGAATAACACATCATATAGTAGCCTCAAATTATGAAATAACATGATTATGTGATTGTATTTTATCCATTCTTCTTTTAATTTTAAAATCATAGAAAAGAATTAGTGAAATTGCATTCTACTAATAATAAAGTAAGCGTGTTGCCGAAGGCTTCATTTTTTGGGATACTCTTATTATGCCTGTTTAGCAACTCTTCTGCGCAGTTTCATGCACCCCATTTTTCGAGGATAGATAAAGGCAAAGGCGCTGAAACGAGTTTTCCTATGGATGTTGCGGTAGATAAAGACTACCGTTACTGGATTGCCACCTTTAATGGTTTAATGGAGTACAACGGAACGAGTTTTAAGAACTATCAAATGCCCTTTTCGCAGAATGGAATTCTGGGTTCGGCCTATCTCTTTCGTTTGTGTTTTGAGAATGACAGTATTCTTTGGATAGCCCATGGCGGTGGAATAGCAAAGTTTGATATTTACCGCAAGCAGTTTGAATTGGTCCCCATTCCTCATATTCCTGCAAACACTTCTCTTAATTTTATCGAATCTTTTAAAGATTCGGAGGGGAAACTTTTTTTTATTTCCACCCAATTAAAACTTTTGTACTATGATGCGAAAGAGAAATGCGTAAAACCCTTTGGAGAGATAGACCAGTCTAAAACAGGATTTATTTTTAAGGTTTCTGAAAGCAAAGATAAAAAGTACTACCTGTTTCACTCAAAAAAGGGATTACTACTTTTTGATAAAAAAAAGAAGTGCATAGTAACTGCAAAAGAAAGCCCCGCCGAATATAAGTGGTTTTTTAGAAAAGAATTTCAATGCGCTTTAAACGACTTTGCCGAGATAGGCGAACAAAAATACATTTCGCTTTTAGACACTGTAACACACTTATACTCTGTTATAAAATTTAATGAACGTACAAATGAATTCGGCGAACTACCTATTAAATCCAACAAAGGACGTTTGTTTTTTGTAGACTCTTTTAATAAACTCTGGATCTATGGTTTTGGAGGCAAAGATGAAGCATGTTTGCATGACCCGGTTACAAATACCAGTTATCTGCTGCCTGATAAAGAAATAAATTCGTCGGAGGTGGATTTTAGTTTATGCTATAAAATTGTAGAAGATCACGAGAATAACATCTGGCTATGCACAAATACAGGACTGTTAACCTACAACCACCGTCAAAGCAATTACACCATTATTAGTAAAGACCTGCCAAAGAACATTTACAGTTATATCGAACAAATTGACAGCTCTCATATTTGGTTTGGCACCTTATTTAATGGAATTTATGAATACGACGTGCGCACACGCACATTCAAAAATTATAATTTTTTAAAATCCGGCGGCGATATTTCTTACAATGACATTTGGCAAACCATTAAAACAAAAAAAGGAGATCAGATCTGGATCCTTCATCAGGAGGGTAAAATAACGCGGTATGATGTTAACAAAAAAAAGTTCTATCATTACAACGATACGCTTTTTAATGGCGATGCTATGTCGTTTTCGGATGACGATGAAGGCCATAGCTTCTTTGTAACAACCGAAGGCAGAATTATTACCTACGATAAAAAAACAGATCAATTCAGGCTTTTGCTTCATTTAAATCAGGTGGAAGGAATTTCTGAGGATATTGAAGTGAGTGATGTCGTTGGCATAGGAGACAAAACACTTATTTTAAGCACATCGGGTGAAGGTTTAATAAAGTTTGACCTCAACACCCGAACCTATAAAGTAATCAGGGTAAACTCAAAAGATCCTACTTCGGTGCGAAGCAATATAATTAATATGATGATGCGCGCTGATAAGCAATTGATCTATGCCGGCACCACAAATGGCATATTCTCATATAATGCAAATACCGATAGTATTCACAACTATAATTATTCCGACAGGTATAATCTTGGGTTTGTATATCAAATAGCTAACGATAAAAATGAGGACTATCTCTATTTTATTGGCACTAGTAAATTGTATTGGCTGAATTGGAAGACCAAAGATATTATTGACCTTGGCCGGCGTTCGAACATTGAAAGAGCTAACCTTACCGAAATTTGCTACAGCTCTAATTTAAATAAGTTGTATGTTATTTCTGAGGAATCTATTTACGAGGTTCAGGTGAACCAAAGTGAATTCAGCACCGATTTAAAACCTATTTTGTATTCACTTGAAAGTTATGACAAGATTTTTTACATTAAGAATGATGGGGAAATTTTTCTTGAACATGGCTTCAATTCTTTCCGGCTAAGTTATGGAGCATCCACCTATCGTTATAAAGACGATTTGGAATACTTTTATGATTTTGACAATAGCGGCTGGATTCCTGCATTAACAAATGAAATCGCTTTTAGCAATTTAAGAGGTGGCGATCACCTGTTTAAATTAAAACTGGTTTATAAAGGCAACAGAAGTATTAGTCATGAAACATCTTTTACCATTCATTTAAAGAAAAAATTTCACGAAACGGTTTGGTTTTATCTGCTGATTGCCTTGCTGATACTTACTTTTTTTTACACACTCTACAGGATAAGGATAAATCGACTACTCGCTGTTGAAAAGGTACGTTTTCAATTATCCCGAGACCTTCATGACGATATGGGATCAACATTGAGTACCATAAATATTTTGAGCGAGATGGCTAAGAATAAATTAGCGAAGGAACCAATAACTGCTCAAAATTATTTAGAGAAAATATCTACCTACAGTCAGGTTATGATGGACAGTATGGATGATATTGTTTGGAGTATTAACCCCGGCAATGACACTATGAGTAAGGTGCTAAACCGTATGAGAGAGTTTGCCAACAACATTCTCGAAGCAAAAGATATTGAATTGATCTTTGTTACGAGTTCGCAGCTGGATGAGCTTAAACTCAACATGGCTCTGCGCCGCGACTTTTTTCTTATTTTCAAAGAGGCCATTAATAATGCCGCAAAGTATGCAGAATGCACAAAAGTTAAAGTGGAATTAAGTGTCAAAAATAAACAGCTGTTATTAAGTATTATGGATAACGGGAAAGGATTTGAGTGGAAGAAGGAATCAGAAGGCAATGGTTTAATGAACATGAAAAAAAGAGCCGAAAAAATCAAAGCGCAATTTGAACTCAACTCATCCGCCAACGAAGGCACCAGAATAGAATTACGTTTGAATTTAAATTTATTATGATCAGGATTTGCTTATACGAAGACAATAAACAACTACGGGATACTTTGTGTTTATTAATTGAAGGAGACGATAACTTTAAATTGGAAGCCTCATTTGCGCATTGTATGAATGTGCTGGACGATTATAAAAGATACCGCCCGGATGTGATTCTTATGGATATTGACATGCCAGGTATGACTGGCATCCAGGGTCTCATTCATCTGCGCTTTGCGGGATTTACAGAGGTAAAGGTGCTGATGCTTACCGTTTTCGACGACAATGAAAATGTCTTCGAAGCAGTGAAGAACGGAGCCAATGGTTACATACTCAAAAAAACGCCACCCTCGCAACTGTTGCAGTATATTCATGATGCTTTTGAAGGGGGTGCTCCTATGACCTCCAGTGTAGCGCGGCAAGTGCTGACCATGTTTACGGATGTTTATAAACAGAAAAATGATTCGTATAATTTGAGCGAACGTGAAAGAGATGTTTTAAAGGCGTTGGTTAACGGATATTCTTACAAAATGATTGCGAACGAATTGTTTATATCCATTGATACGGTTCGAAGTCATATCAAAAAGATCTATGAAAAGATGCACGTTAACAGTAAAACTGAGGCTGTGGCTCTTGCCTTCCGAAACAATCTCCATTAAGATCGGGTACTGCCAAAGTAACCAACAGATTTTTTTTCTTAACACTTTTTTGCAAGTTACTACTCTAAACTCACACAGATATGTGATTGATAGGCGAAGGCAAATGCACCAACTTTGTCGAAAAAAAAATGAAAACACTATTTTTGCCAGTAATCAGCGCCTTTTTATGGATGAACATCCAAATCACTTCCGCGCAAGTTAGCAGCTACACGTTTAGTCAGTCGCTACAGTCTTACGGAAATCCCAACAATGGTTCCCTGGTTGGAACAACAATGCAGGACGACGATGTTAACACAGCCGTTTTGCCGTTTAACTTTGTCTACAACGGCACAACATACACAACAGTTAATGTATGCTCAAACGGTTATTTAAGTTTCGGAACTCTTTCAGGTTTTGAGTATCAGGCTATTTCTGATATGTCTACAAGTAACATTCTTGCACCGTTTGCTCAGGATATGTTTATGGGTACTGTGATTAAAGGTGACCTTAGCTCGGGAAGTAATTCCGTTGTGAATGTAAGTTCCCTGGGAAATTTAAGCGTTGGAGATTCTTTAATGGACATATTTTTTGATTTTGGCGGAAGCACTCCCATCATTACAGCCATCACGGGCAATACCATCGTGTTAAACATTAATTCGCTTAATACTGTTTCGAATCAGGATATGTTTATTATGAACGGAGTTATTCGTCAGAATGTTACAGGTACTTCACCCAATCGTATCTGTGAGTTTGAATTTAGAAACATGTGCCGCTTTACTGTGTATGATGAAAGCATTCATTTTAAAGTTAAATTGTATGAAACCACAAACAAAATTGAGTTTTTGTACGGAAATACCATACCAGGACTTTCAAGTGCTTCGCCCGAAGTTGGTTTAAAAGGAGCAAACAACCTCGATTACAATTCACGTCTCGTAAACTCTTCTAATTCTTGGTCTACTTCGATTGCATCCTCATTTATTTCAGATGTCTGTGATTTTACACCAAATAGTGCGCCTGATCTTGGATTGAGTTATGTATGGTCTCCTACCGTGTGTGTTAACCCTACACTAACTATTAGTTCTTCAAACCCTTCAGTATGTGTGGGTCAGACAGTAACTTTAACTGCAATGGGCGCTGCAAGCTATAGCTGGTCTACCGGCTCTACTTCTTTAAACACAAGCGTTTCTCCAACAGTAAATACAACCTATACAGTAACTGGTTTTGTTGGAACCTGCAGTAGTTCTTTAACTGTGCTTCAAAGTGTAACACCACTGCCAACGCTCAGTATTGCACAAACCAAGACATTAATTTGTAAGGGAAATTCAGCTACGTTAACGGCAAGTGGAGCCGCAACCTATTCGTGGAGCAATGGTTCCAATGCATCTTCTATTGTGGTTTCCCCTACAGTAACAACAACTTATACTCTTACAGGAGCTAATTCTACCTGCGTTTCCAAAAAAATCATTTCTCAGGTTGTAAGTAATTGCACGGGGATAGATGAGGCGAAAACTAGCGTCGAGAACCTGAACGCCTATCCAAATCCATTTGCAAATAAACTAACTGTTCAAAACCCCTTCAGCCGAACTGTAAGCCTGAAATTAATGGATATGACGGGAAGACTTGTATATGAAAATACCATAGAGGCGGGTACTAATCAGGCTATAGATACTGAACGTTTAAATACAGGAATGTATGTTCTGTTACTTGAAGAAGGAGATAATAAGCTCGCAAAAAAAGTCATTAAACACTAAAAATGCCGAAAAATATAAATGGCCATCCGTTCCAGGATGGCCATTTCATTGAGCTACCATTGCTCTCATAGGGCATTTCAAAGGTCATAAAGCAAAAAAGCCACTCAAAGAGTGGCTTTTTTGCATTTTCTGTGATCCCATTGGAGTTTAAAAATATTACTGGAATTTTATGATAAGTTTCTGGACTATTGTTTTAATACGGAAGACTATAAGAAAGGGTATACCGGAAAATTAATTAAAGATCTGAAAGCATTTTTGAATTGGGCCACCGAAGAAGGTTATAATATCAATCTCGAATTTCGAAAAAAAGCCTTTAAAAAACTGACAGAGGAGCCTGAAATAATTTATCTCACTTACGAAGAATTGATGAAATTGTACAACACGACTTTAAAGCAAATACCCGGCTTGACCAGGTTAGAGATGTGTTTTGTTTCGCTTGTTTTACAGGTATGCGTTATTCCGATGTTTTAGCGCTCGTTCCAGAACACGTGCATAAGGACTTTATCAATTATAGGATCGTAAAAACAACTGTTAGCAATACCCTTCCGTTAAATCCATTCTCTAAAGCTATACTGAAGAAATACAAAGGGAAATTAGGTGACAAGTGTTTACCTGTGATCTCCGAGCAAAAAACCAATGATTATCTGGAGGAGGTTTTTATTGATGTAAAATTAAAAGCGAATGGTTCAAAAGATAAACTTCCAGGGTGCAAAAGTCATAAAAGTCACGGCGCCCTTACATGAAGTTGTTACTTATCACATTAGTAAAAAACCTTTATGACCAATTTCCTGGCTAAAGGTGGAAGCCTATTAACTGCGACGTCTATTACAGGCAATAAAGATTTAAAGACGGCCCGCCGATATTACAAAGTTGTAGATACCTTGAAAGCTGATGAAATGGCGAGGGTGTTTGGGAAATAGCCTCGTTTACAAATATTGACCTAATTATTCACCAAATCGCGGGTTTTGCACTTTTCTATACATGTTCGGCGAACATATATAGTTTTTAGGCAAAATCCATATATAAGTTTGCAAATTGTCTTGCATTTGACTTGTATTTGACTTGCATTTGTTTACAAATATGTTAAAATCTATACATATCTCAAAAACATGTATAGAAAATAGCGTTTTTCTATATATATATTTGTATTTACATTAAGTATGATCAAGTCTTTACCACCCGAAGGTCCTGTAGAAACGGTTAAAATCCTGCGCAAGCTAAATGAGGCGCATCGCTACCTAGCTGAGTTAAAAGGTGTGGCGGCGTCCATTCCAAACGAGCGTATCCTTATTGACACTTTGTCCTTGCAGGAGGCAAAGGATAGTTCTGCCATTGAAAATATCATTACTACCCACGATGAGATTTATCAGAGTGACTACGACCAAAGTTCTTTTACCTCCCCGGCAGCGAAGGAAGTTCACAGATATGCCCAAGCACTTAAGCTTGGCTTCGCCGAGGTCAAAGCTAAACCGTTTATTACCCTAAATCTTATCTTGCAGATGCAAGAAGTAATAGAATCCAATAAGGCTGGTTTTAGAAAGGTGCCTGGTACAGTATTAAAAAATGAGCAGAACGGGGAGTTTATTTATACGCCACCTCAGCACCCAGATGAAATAAAGTCGCTCATGTCAGATCTCGAAAAATTTATCAATGACGATGAACTATACAAGGCAGATCCTTTAACGAAAATGGCAATTATTCACCATCAGTTCGAAAGCATACATCCGTTTTATGATGGCAATGGACGTACCGGTCGAATCATAAACATTTTGTACTTGATCAAATGCGAGCTTTTAAATCTTCCCATTCTCTATTTAAGTAGATATGTTATTAAGAACAAAAATTTATACTACCAACTGCTTCAGGACACACGGGTAAAAGGCGAGTGGGAGCCCTGGATTTTATATATGCTGGAAGGCGTTGCCCAAACGGCTAAGGAAACAATCGTGCTCGTGAAAGAGATCAAAAAGCTGATGATCGAGTACAAGCAGCTCATAAGAAGCAAGCAACCGAAAATATACAGCCAGGATCTCTTAAACAATCTTTTCAGGCACCCTTATACAAAGATTGAATATATTATGAATGATCTGCAGGTGAGCCGCCTGACAGCGACCCGGTATTTAAATCTCTTAAGCGAAACAGGCATTCTCGAAAAGATAAAAATCGGAAGGAACAGTTATTATCTGAATAACCGATTGTTCTCTCTCTTGCACAACAAAAAGTAACGACTATAAATTTTTCAGCAGCGATTTAGTATAACAGATCACTACAGCGAGGCCTTCTACGTAGGCAAATTTGAACAATAGTATCCTTCTGGAAAATTAAAGTGCTCTGCTAAAGCTAAAATGGACAGAGGAGAATGGTAGGTGTAAAAGATCTTTTCGTCGCGATTCAAAATTATGAACCCATTTTCCGTTTTTCTTCCCGTCTAAATAGTTTCCGTCTACAGTCTGAAACGGGTAGTTGTTTCCTGAAGCCTCGCATTCATAGTGAAACTTCCCATTGTAAACTCTTTCGCTGTCTTCGTTCTCTTAAAGCAAAGTATAAAGCCTAAAAAACGCCGTAAGCCTATATCCGACCAAAAGGGATTGGAAGCCTTTGCGATTAATCTAAAAGAGGTAAGGGCGAAGTACGCATATAGTCAAGTGCAGCTTGCCTACGAAGCAGATTTATCTCTTAGTCAAATCGCAAGAATTGAAACAGCTAAAATTAATCCTGGTCTCAGTGCAATTTTTGCGATAGCCAGGGCAATGAATGTTCCGTTGTCTGAGCTTTTTGATTTTAAACTATGATAGCAGCTTGTTAACAAACTGCTATATAACATTAAAATTTCAAAATATTTTTACATCTCTTGAATTTATACGGTGGCTTTACCTGCAGATGTTTATTGGTTTTCATCCATATAATTTTCTAGGCAGTCATTTCAATACTCTCAAAGTCTTGCCTCTCTTCATCAGTTAAGTTGAATGTGGTAAGTACTTTCGACTTAAGCATATTAAATTCAGCGGTATACTTTACATTGTGTCGATATAGATCAAGAAGAAGGTAATTGTAGGTAACTTGATGTGCATTTTTTTCTGTAAGATATAGCGCTATTTTTATAGCCGTGTCGATATCTTTAAGTTTAAAATATATTACGGACAAATTATGAAGTTCGAGATTATCATTTCCCGAGTGCAAAATGTGATTCTGCACAACTAGTTTGCGGAGAATAGTCGCTTGAATATTAAAACCCTTTTCTTCCATGAAATCTGAAAGTGTGCCTACCAAAGTGGTGAACCGATTTGTTACTAGGGTATCTTGAATTTCATTCAACCT is a genomic window of Sphingobacteriaceae bacterium containing:
- a CDS encoding addiction module protein; translation: MIKSLPPEGPVETVKILRKLNEAHRYLAELKGVAASIPNERILIDTLSLQEAKDSSAIENIITTHDEIYQSDYDQSSFTSPAAKEVHRYAQALKLGFAEVKAKPFITLNLILQMQEVIESNKAGFRKVPGTVLKNEQNGEFIYTPPQHPDEIKSLMSDLEKFINDDELYKADPLTKMAIIHHQFESIHPFYDGNGRTGRIINILYLIKCELLNLPILYLSRYVIKNKNLYYQLLQDTRVKGEWEPWILYMLEGVAQTAKETIVLVKEIKKLMIEYKQLIRSKQPKIYSQDLLNNLFRHPYTKIEYIMNDLQVSRLTATRYLNLLSETGILEKIKIGRNSYYLNNRLFSLLHNKK
- a CDS encoding transcriptional regulator, whose amino-acid sequence is MKPKKRRKPISDQKGLEAFAINLKEVRAKYAYSQVQLAYEADLSLSQIARIETAKINPGLSAIFAIARAMNVPLSELFDFKL
- a CDS encoding DNA-binding response regulator, translated to MIRICLYEDNKQLRDTLCLLIEGDDNFKLEASFAHCMNVLDDYKRYRPDVILMDIDMPGMTGIQGLIHLRFAGFTEVKVLMLTVFDDNENVFEAVKNGANGYILKKTPPSQLLQYIHDAFEGGAPMTSSVARQVLTMFTDVYKQKNDSYNLSERERDVLKALVNGYSYKMIANELFISIDTVRSHIKKIYEKMHVNSKTEAVALAFRNNLH